In Hahella sp. KA22, one genomic interval encodes:
- the gspF gene encoding type II secretion system inner membrane protein GspF has product MAAFDFKALDQKGRPQKGVLEADSARQVRQQIRDKGWTPLEVTQASDKQSNKNGGGGFRPRGSRLSASDLALLTRQIATLIQSGIPVEETLSAVASQSEKAKVRSMMLAVRAKVLEGYSLADSLNEFPSAFPELYRSTVAAGEHAGHLDLVLNRLADYTEQRQMSRQKIQLAAIYPVILTFVAFGIVGFLLGYVVPDIIKVFVSKGQELPALTQVILALSDFVASYALLIVAALIIAFFSFTYAMKKEGFRLQVHRQLLHLPFTAKMSRGVNTARFASTLSILNSSGVPLVDAMRIAGEVLSNQWLKLRVAEAAQKVREGGSLYKCLEQTGYFPPMMIHMIASGEASGELGEMLERTASSQENDLQSRIATMVGLFEPLMLLVMGGVVLIIVMAIMLPILSMSDLVG; this is encoded by the coding sequence ATGGCAGCATTTGATTTTAAAGCCCTGGACCAAAAGGGGCGTCCGCAAAAAGGCGTTCTTGAAGCGGATAGCGCCCGTCAGGTCAGGCAGCAGATTCGAGATAAAGGCTGGACGCCGCTGGAAGTCACCCAGGCGTCTGACAAGCAGAGCAACAAAAATGGCGGAGGCGGCTTTCGTCCTCGCGGCAGTCGGCTTAGCGCCTCTGATTTGGCGCTGCTGACTCGTCAGATCGCCACACTGATTCAGTCCGGCATTCCAGTAGAGGAAACGCTGAGCGCAGTGGCTTCGCAAAGCGAAAAAGCCAAGGTCAGAAGTATGATGCTGGCGGTGCGCGCGAAGGTGCTGGAGGGGTATTCCCTGGCGGACAGCCTCAACGAATTCCCCAGCGCATTTCCGGAGCTTTACCGTTCAACGGTAGCGGCGGGCGAGCACGCAGGTCATTTGGATCTGGTGTTGAATCGTCTGGCGGACTACACCGAGCAGCGGCAGATGAGTCGGCAGAAAATTCAGCTGGCCGCCATCTACCCTGTGATTCTTACATTCGTGGCGTTTGGTATCGTCGGCTTTTTGCTGGGTTACGTCGTACCCGACATCATCAAGGTGTTTGTCAGTAAAGGGCAGGAGCTGCCTGCGTTGACTCAGGTGATTCTGGCGTTGAGCGATTTCGTCGCCAGCTATGCGCTGCTTATTGTGGCCGCTTTGATCATCGCCTTCTTTTCCTTCACCTATGCGATGAAAAAAGAAGGCTTCCGACTTCAGGTGCACCGGCAATTGCTGCACCTTCCCTTCACCGCGAAGATGTCGCGGGGAGTCAATACCGCCCGTTTCGCCAGTACTCTCAGCATACTCAACAGCAGCGGCGTGCCGCTGGTGGACGCCATGCGCATCGCTGGAGAGGTGTTGAGCAATCAATGGCTGAAACTACGGGTCGCCGAAGCGGCGCAGAAAGTGCGGGAAGGCGGCAGTCTGTACAAGTGCCTGGAGCAGACCGGTTATTTTCCGCCGATGATGATTCATATGATCGCCAGCGGCGAGGCCAGTGGCGAGTTGGGGGAAATGCTGGAAAGGACCGCCAGCAGCCAGGAAAACGATCTGCAAAGCCGCATCGCAACGATGGTCGGACTGTTCGAGCCCTTGATGCTTTTGGTCATGGGCGGCGTCGTATTGATCATCGTTATGGCGATCATGTTGCCGATTTTGAGCATGAGCGATCTGGTTGGTTAA
- the gspG gene encoding type II secretion system major pseudopilin GspG, protein MKPKASFKTRKSVQGFTLIEIMVVLVILGLLVAAVAPKILGRADQAKVTTTQTNIKTISNALNMYKLDNYNFPSSEQGVEALVSKPSGFPEAKNWNPEGYIDKLPVDGWQREFVYISPGTHGPFDLYSLGADGKEGGEGYDADITNWDK, encoded by the coding sequence ATGAAACCTAAAGCGTCATTCAAAACCAGGAAATCCGTACAGGGCTTCACCCTGATCGAAATCATGGTTGTATTGGTTATCCTTGGATTGCTGGTGGCTGCTGTAGCGCCCAAAATTTTGGGACGCGCTGACCAGGCGAAAGTGACGACCACGCAAACCAACATCAAAACCATCAGCAATGCTCTGAATATGTACAAGCTGGATAACTATAATTTTCCCAGCAGTGAGCAGGGCGTTGAAGCGCTGGTGAGCAAACCGTCCGGTTTCCCGGAAGCGAAAAACTGGAACCCGGAAGGCTATATCGACAAGCTGCCTGTTGACGGTTGGCAGAGAGAATTCGTTTATATTTCTCCCGGCACTCATGGCCCGTTTGATCTGTATTCATTGGGCGCTGACGGTAAAGAAGGCGGCGAAGGTTACGACGCCGACATCACCAACTGGGATAAATAA
- the gspH gene encoding type II secretion system minor pseudopilin GspH, whose product MKRAHKGFTLIEILVVLVIISVMVGMVTLVVSGNRERRELENEARKLLAIMQMTSDEAIFQNVDIGLRLDDHGYAFMGFDDTALAWIELPQDFLKERDLPEWVVLDFDKKNKEIELKNKDEGKKDKKDDKDKKFLPQILFLSSGENTPVNIELKLKSNEEIKFIIKSDGLNGFELKGPADDEDA is encoded by the coding sequence ATGAAGCGCGCTCACAAAGGTTTTACGCTGATTGAAATACTGGTCGTGCTGGTCATTATCTCGGTAATGGTCGGCATGGTCACGTTGGTGGTCAGTGGTAATCGTGAGCGCAGAGAGCTGGAAAATGAGGCCAGAAAACTGCTGGCCATCATGCAGATGACCTCCGACGAAGCCATCTTCCAGAACGTGGACATTGGGTTGCGACTTGATGACCACGGCTATGCGTTCATGGGATTTGACGATACGGCGCTTGCCTGGATTGAATTGCCGCAGGATTTTTTGAAAGAAAGGGACCTGCCTGAGTGGGTGGTTTTGGACTTTGACAAAAAGAACAAAGAAATTGAGCTGAAAAACAAGGACGAAGGCAAGAAAGACAAGAAGGACGACAAAGACAAGAAATTCCTCCCTCAAATTCTGTTTTTGTCCAGCGGGGAAAATACCCCGGTCAACATTGAGTTGAAGCTGAAAAGTAATGAAGAAATTAAGTTCATCATCAAGTCCGATGGGTTGAACGGATTTGAGTTGAAAGGGCCGGCGGATGATGAAGATGCTTAA
- the gspI gene encoding type II secretion system minor pseudopilin GspI gives MMKMLKPLRRSPRSRAKGFTLLEVLVALLIFSISVAALVRGMTQIVKQTEQLELKTFAAWIADNEYTELAIAENFPAVGEKKKTIEYASRTWRVVEKVIATPNPQMRKVEIQVLIADTANLSERQIISVTSFIGNNS, from the coding sequence ATGATGAAGATGCTTAAACCGTTGCGGCGTTCGCCGCGAAGCCGTGCAAAAGGTTTTACGCTACTGGAAGTGCTGGTGGCGTTGCTTATTTTTTCGATCAGCGTCGCTGCCTTGGTGCGCGGCATGACTCAAATTGTGAAGCAGACGGAGCAGTTGGAGCTAAAAACCTTCGCCGCCTGGATTGCAGACAATGAATACACAGAGCTCGCCATCGCGGAAAACTTTCCCGCCGTTGGCGAGAAGAAGAAAACGATAGAGTACGCCAGCCGTACCTGGCGCGTTGTTGAAAAAGTCATCGCGACGCCGAACCCCCAGATGAGAAAAGTGGAAATTCAGGTCCTGATCGCCGATACGGCGAATCTGTCGGAAAGGCAGATTATCTCGGTCACCTCGTTTATAGGTAATAACTCCTGA
- the gspJ gene encoding type II secretion system minor pseudopilin GspJ — protein sequence MSPAVMSSQPAAVKTRSRERGFTLLEVLIAVTITAIIGTAAFQFLGQGIRNKKNLETKSESLEEIQKAQRVLEGDLGQIVARSVRGEYGDEFYSVTNLNALKLIEFSRTGWRDTNDLLELITEDEEEISRRSNLQRVSYELEENTLYREYWEVMDRAQDSQPLKQRLLTHVKSVKFRFMDKDNQWHNEWPTEDMLTNQNEPAYLKVPKALEITLDHEKFGSIRRIYQVAGWAEIKDTANGGGNGGTSGGGSGGNNSGGDKPDPNHGGGSGSGRG from the coding sequence ATGTCTCCCGCAGTCATGTCGTCACAACCCGCCGCAGTAAAAACCCGCTCCCGGGAACGGGGCTTTACCTTGCTGGAGGTGCTGATCGCCGTCACCATCACGGCGATTATCGGCACGGCCGCGTTTCAGTTTTTGGGGCAGGGGATACGCAACAAAAAGAATCTGGAGACCAAGAGCGAGTCTTTGGAAGAAATTCAAAAGGCGCAGCGGGTGCTGGAAGGGGACCTCGGTCAAATTGTCGCCCGTAGCGTACGCGGGGAATATGGCGATGAATTTTATTCCGTCACTAATCTGAATGCGCTGAAGCTGATTGAGTTTTCCCGCACGGGTTGGCGCGATACTAACGATCTGCTGGAGCTGATTACGGAAGATGAAGAGGAAATCAGTCGCCGCAGTAATCTGCAGCGGGTTTCCTATGAGCTGGAAGAGAATACGCTGTATCGGGAGTACTGGGAGGTCATGGACCGGGCGCAGGACTCTCAGCCGCTGAAGCAGCGTCTGCTGACGCATGTCAAATCCGTGAAATTCAGATTTATGGACAAAGACAACCAGTGGCATAACGAATGGCCGACGGAAGACATGTTGACCAATCAGAACGAGCCCGCCTATTTGAAAGTGCCTAAAGCGCTGGAAATTACCCTGGATCATGAAAAGTTCGGCAGCATCCGGCGCATATATCAAGTGGCGGGTTGGGCTGAGATTAAGGATACCGCCAATGGCGGTGGTAATGGCGGCACTTCTGGAGGCGGCAGCGGCGGTAATAACTCCGGTGGCGATAAACCCGATCCCAATCATGGCGGCGGCTCAGGTAGCGGTCGTGGTTAG